One genomic window of Euleptes europaea isolate rEulEur1 chromosome 10, rEulEur1.hap1, whole genome shotgun sequence includes the following:
- the LOC130483869 gene encoding 60S ribosomal protein L7-like, whose translation MAGEEAKKKVPSVPENLVKKRKAFADIKVKHLKRLLVQKKLRKDEQKLIYKRAQAYHKEYRQMYRREIRMARMARKVGNYYVPAEPKLAFVIRIRGINGVSPKGRKVLQLHRLCQIFNGTFVKLNKASINMLRIVEPYIAWGYPNLKSVHELIYKRGYGKINKQHVALTDNSLIKRCLKKYGMEDLIHEIYTVGKNFKAANNFLGPLKLFSPRGGIKKKTTHFVEGGDAGKREDQINRLIRRMN comes from the coding sequence ATGGCGGGTGAAGAAGCAAAAAAGAAGGTGCCTTCGGTTCCAGAAAACCTCGTGAAGAAAAGGAAGGCTTTTGCAGATATAAAGGTCAAACATCTGAAGAGACTGTTGGTTCAAAAGAAGTTGCGAAAGGATGAACAAAAACTCATCTATAAAAGAGCTCAGGCCTATCACAAAGAATACAGGCAGATGTATCGACGTGAGATTCGCATGGCTCGAATGGCTCGCAAAGTTGGCAATTACTATGTACCTGCTGAACCCAAACTGGCATTTGTAATCAGAATCAGAGGCATTAATGGTGTCAGTCCCAAGGGTCGAAAGGTACTGCAGCTTCATCGTCTGTGTCAAATTTTCAATGGGACGTTTGTGAAACTCAACAAAGCATCCATTAACATGCTGAGGATTGTTGAACCCTACATTGCATGGGGTTATCCCAACTTAAAATCTGTGCATGAACTGATCTACAAGCGAGGCTATGGCAAGATCAACAAACAGCATGTTGCTTTGACTGACAATTCTTTGATCAAGAGATGTCTGAAAAAGTATGGCATGGAAGATCTGATCCATGAAATCTATACTGTTGGTAAAAActtcaaggcagcaaacaacTTCCTCGGGCCACTCAAGCTGTTTTCTCCACGGGGTGGAATTAAGAAGAAAACTACCCACTTTGTAGAAGGGGGTGATGCAGGAAAAAGGGAAGACCAGATTAACAGACTCATAAGAAGAATGAATTAA